From one Streptomyces sp. NBC_01478 genomic stretch:
- a CDS encoding rhamnogalacturonan lyase: MSHPHPHVPAHPPRHPRGRRAVLSALTAAAALVLAGLTTGGTAQAATARQVEALDRGVVSVHTDSGNLVGWRWLGTDPDDVSFNVYRAGTKVNSAPITGSTNYFHAGAPAQADYTVRAIVGGVEQADSVHAIQFRTGYKDVPITPSAGGTTPDGVAYTYEANDASVGDLDGDGRLDFVLKWQPTNAKDNSQSGYTGDTILDGITLDGTRLWRIDLGRNIRSGAHYTQFQVYDYDGDGKAEVAMKTADGTVDGTGTVIGNSAADYRNSSGYVLSGPEYLTMFNGQTGKAMGTVDYVPARGTVSSWGDSYGNRVDRFLAGTAYLDGSRPSLIMARGYYTRTVIAAWDWRDGAFTRRWTFDTNSSTNTGKGYDAQGNHQLAIADVDGDGKDEIVYGSMAVDDNGSGLWTTRNGHGDALHVGDLDPSRPGLEEFKVDEDSSKPSSWMADARTGAIIWSTPANGDNGRGVSGDIWAGSAGAESWSASESGVRNPKGTVVSTRKPSSTNFLSWWDGDPVRELLDATHIDKYGTTADTRLLTASDVHSNNSTKATPTLSGDILGDWREEAVWPTTDNTALRIYSTPYETTTRITTLLHDTQYRTALAWQNTAYNQPPHPSFYIGDGMPSAPRPTVYTP; the protein is encoded by the coding sequence GTGAGCCACCCGCACCCGCACGTACCCGCACACCCGCCCCGCCACCCCCGCGGACGAAGGGCCGTACTGTCCGCACTGACCGCCGCCGCGGCACTGGTCCTCGCCGGACTCACCACCGGCGGTACCGCCCAGGCCGCCACCGCCCGCCAGGTCGAGGCCCTCGACCGGGGCGTCGTCAGCGTCCACACGGACAGCGGCAACCTGGTCGGCTGGCGCTGGCTCGGCACCGACCCCGACGACGTCTCCTTCAACGTCTACCGCGCCGGTACGAAGGTCAACTCGGCCCCGATCACCGGCTCCACGAACTATTTCCACGCCGGGGCACCGGCCCAGGCCGACTACACGGTCCGCGCGATCGTCGGCGGCGTCGAACAGGCCGACTCGGTCCACGCGATCCAGTTCCGCACCGGCTACAAGGACGTCCCGATCACCCCGTCCGCCGGCGGCACGACCCCCGACGGCGTCGCCTACACCTACGAGGCCAACGACGCCTCCGTGGGCGACCTCGACGGCGACGGCCGGCTCGACTTCGTCCTCAAGTGGCAGCCGACGAACGCCAAGGACAACTCCCAGTCCGGCTACACCGGCGACACGATCCTCGACGGGATCACCCTCGACGGCACCCGCCTGTGGCGTATCGACCTGGGCCGCAACATCCGCTCCGGCGCGCACTACACACAGTTCCAGGTCTACGACTACGACGGCGACGGCAAGGCCGAGGTCGCCATGAAGACGGCCGACGGCACGGTCGACGGAACCGGCACGGTCATCGGCAACTCGGCGGCGGACTACCGGAATTCGAGCGGCTACGTCCTGTCGGGCCCCGAATATCTGACCATGTTCAACGGCCAGACGGGCAAGGCGATGGGCACCGTCGACTACGTCCCGGCACGCGGCACGGTCTCCTCCTGGGGCGACTCGTACGGCAACCGCGTCGACCGATTCCTCGCCGGCACCGCCTACTTGGACGGCTCCCGCCCCTCCCTGATCATGGCGCGCGGCTACTACACGCGCACGGTGATCGCCGCCTGGGACTGGCGCGACGGAGCCTTCACCCGCCGCTGGACCTTCGACACCAACTCCTCGACCAACACCGGCAAGGGCTACGACGCCCAGGGCAACCACCAGTTGGCGATCGCGGACGTCGACGGGGACGGCAAGGACGAGATCGTCTACGGCTCGATGGCGGTCGACGACAACGGCTCCGGCCTGTGGACCACCAGGAACGGCCACGGCGACGCCCTGCACGTGGGCGACTTGGACCCCTCCCGCCCGGGCCTGGAGGAGTTCAAGGTCGACGAGGACTCCTCGAAACCGTCCTCGTGGATGGCGGACGCGAGGACCGGCGCGATCATCTGGTCGACACCGGCCAATGGCGACAACGGCCGGGGAGTCTCCGGGGACATCTGGGCGGGCAGCGCCGGCGCCGAGTCCTGGTCGGCGTCGGAGAGCGGCGTCCGCAACCCCAAGGGCACGGTGGTGTCGACCCGCAAGCCCTCCAGCACCAATTTCCTGTCCTGGTGGGACGGCGACCCGGTACGTGAACTCCTCGACGCCACCCACATCGACAAGTACGGCACGACCGCCGACACCCGCCTGCTGACCGCCTCCGACGTCCACTCCAACAACAGCACCAAGGCCACCCCGACCCTGTCCGGCGACATCCTCGGCGACTGGCGCGAGGAGGCCGTCTGGCCCACCACGGACAACACGGCGCTACGGATCTACTCGACCCCG